The following are encoded in a window of Corythoichthys intestinalis isolate RoL2023-P3 chromosome 8, ASM3026506v1, whole genome shotgun sequence genomic DNA:
- the LOC130920359 gene encoding B-cell receptor CD22-like isoform X2 yields the protein MDPQYSGRLDQNCQGNFCTLSIKKLRESDQGTYKLRFITNVDGGEYTLKTGVTLDVTAARVQVIKTEEIDSYTFASLSCHTSCSPAASLSWCWKRKPQNDDCLTHHWRKEEKIYLRPGENITCAVEGYPLSASPPLYALEAPRVLSTKDEIMEGDSLTLTCRADTPTSSGHRWCKKTGTSYCEVMSYGEYLVFSSIQSSDSAVYCCVVENDLGQKMSQPFVNDVKYAPRSCSLLVDPIKEIEEGNQVTLTCSCDANPAARFTWYKGQTRLGSSERNYVFNSIRPEDCGSFYCKAYNKYGDVTSDPVFINVQYVPRLPSISAIPSSNVRKGSSVNLTCSSDANPAASYFWFKDNEETPNSTGAVLNIINFQIHNEGTYHCEARNIRGSQNATLLVQAENFRSWSQGAAVAVRCATVGIMLILLSVTVLLFWKKTTSKGRMHLSQPNTSEDSSRDQLEELVAFSDPSPIHANVTNDKTDQDENEYESVVDTVIKCGGQASG from the exons ATGGACCCTCAGTACTCTGGTCGTCTAGACCAAAATTGTCAAGGCAACTTTTGCACTTTGTCAATCAAAAAACTGAGAGAGAGCGACCAGGGAACCTACAAATTGAGATTCATAACTAACGTGGATGGTGGAGAGTACACTCTCAAAACCGGAGTCACTCTGGATGTCACTG CTGCGCGGGTGCAGGTGATCAAGACTGAAGAGATAGATTCTTACACGTTCGCTTCACTGTCATGTCACACGAGCTGCAGTCCTGCAGCTTCTTTGTCTTGGTGCTGGAAGCGAAAACCACAAAATGATGACTGTTTAACTCACCATTGGAGAAAAGAAGAGAAAATATATTTACGTCCAGGAGAAAACATCACCTGTGCTGTTGAAGGATATCCATTAAGTGCGTCTCCTCCACTGT ATGCTCTGGAAGCCCCCAGGGTGTTAAGTACAAAAGATGAGATCATGGAGGGGGATTCACTGACTCTTACCTGCAGAGCTGACACCCCAACATCATCAGGACACCGCTGGTGCAAGAAGACTGGAACTTCATACTGTGAGGTCATGAGTTATGGAGAATATCTGGTCTTCAGCTCCATCCAGTCTTCAGATTCAGCTGTGTATTGTTGTGTCGTGGAGAATGATCTGGGGCAGAAGATGTCGCAACCTTTCGTAAATGATGTAAAAT atgctccAAGGTCCTGTTCTTTGTTGGTGGATCCAATAAAAGAAATCGAGGAGGGAAATCAAGTGACACTAACCTGCAGCTGTGACGCTAACCCAGCTGCTCGCTTCACCTGGTACAAGGGCCAAACTAGGCTCGGGTCTTCAGAAAGAAATTACGTTTTCAACTCCATACGCCCCGAAGATTGTGGGAGCTTCTACTGCAAGGCCTACAATAAATATGGAGACGTCACCTCTGACCCAGTGTTCATCAACGTTCAAT ATGTTCCTCGCCTTCCAAGCATCTCAGCAATACCCTCCTCCAACGTCAGAAAGGGTTCTTCGGTCAATCTGACATGTAGCAGTGATGCTAACCCTGCCgctagctacttttggttcaaggacaacgAGGAGACTCCTAATTCTACGGGGGCCGTGTTAAACATCATCAACTTCCAAATACACAACGAAGGCACATATCACTGTGAGGCCCGAAACATCAGAGGAAGCCAGAACGCCACACTCCTGGTTCAAGCAGAGAATTTTAGGTCATGGTCACAGGGTGCAGCGGTGGCTGTGCGCTGCGCCACAGTTGGCATCATGCTCATCCTGCTTTCAGTCACTGTCCTGCTGTTCTG GAAAAAGACTACGTCGAAAGGGAGGATGCACTTATCTCAG CCAAACACAAGTGAAGACAGCAGCAGGGATCAACTGGAGGAGCTGGTGGCATTCTCCGATCCCTCTCCAATCCACGCCAATGTCACCAATGACAAAACGGACCAGGATGAGAATGAATACGAAAGTGTGGTGGACACAGTCATCAAATGTGGTGGCCAAGCCTCAGGATGA
- the LOC130920359 gene encoding B-cell receptor CD22-like isoform X1, translating into MSYIVSRKYRMSWTAQKDIVILVILLFGFQVSQSWEPREWGGTFTQETICGLTGTTVTLTCSIRYPQRHDGQIIKVIKGLWYTKVSNRQPQDLTMDPQYSGRLDQNCQGNFCTLSIKKLRESDQGTYKLRFITNVDGGEYTLKTGVTLDVTAARVQVIKTEEIDSYTFASLSCHTSCSPAASLSWCWKRKPQNDDCLTHHWRKEEKIYLRPGENITCAVEGYPLSASPPLYALEAPRVLSTKDEIMEGDSLTLTCRADTPTSSGHRWCKKTGTSYCEVMSYGEYLVFSSIQSSDSAVYCCVVENDLGQKMSQPFVNDVKYAPRSCSLLVDPIKEIEEGNQVTLTCSCDANPAARFTWYKGQTRLGSSERNYVFNSIRPEDCGSFYCKAYNKYGDVTSDPVFINVQYVPRLPSISAIPSSNVRKGSSVNLTCSSDANPAASYFWFKDNEETPNSTGAVLNIINFQIHNEGTYHCEARNIRGSQNATLLVQAENFRSWSQGAAVAVRCATVGIMLILLSVTVLLFWKKTTSKGRMHLSQPNTSEDSSRDQLEELVAFSDPSPIHANVTNDKTDQDENEYESVVDTVIKCGGQASG; encoded by the exons ATGTCATATATTGTAAGTCGCAAATACAGAATGAGCTGGACTGCACAGAAGGACATTGTCATACTTGTCATCTTGCTCTTTGGCTTTCAAG tgtcccagagTTGGGAGCCGCGTGAATGGGGAGGGACATTCACTCAAGAGACCATCTGCGGTCTGACAGGAACCACAGTGACCCTCACCTGCTCCATCCGGTACCCACAAAGGCATGATGGCCAAATCATCAAGGTCATAAAGGGACTGTGGTACACCAAAGTTTCCAACAGACAACCTCAAGATCTGACGATGGACCCTCAGTACTCTGGTCGTCTAGACCAAAATTGTCAAGGCAACTTTTGCACTTTGTCAATCAAAAAACTGAGAGAGAGCGACCAGGGAACCTACAAATTGAGATTCATAACTAACGTGGATGGTGGAGAGTACACTCTCAAAACCGGAGTCACTCTGGATGTCACTG CTGCGCGGGTGCAGGTGATCAAGACTGAAGAGATAGATTCTTACACGTTCGCTTCACTGTCATGTCACACGAGCTGCAGTCCTGCAGCTTCTTTGTCTTGGTGCTGGAAGCGAAAACCACAAAATGATGACTGTTTAACTCACCATTGGAGAAAAGAAGAGAAAATATATTTACGTCCAGGAGAAAACATCACCTGTGCTGTTGAAGGATATCCATTAAGTGCGTCTCCTCCACTGT ATGCTCTGGAAGCCCCCAGGGTGTTAAGTACAAAAGATGAGATCATGGAGGGGGATTCACTGACTCTTACCTGCAGAGCTGACACCCCAACATCATCAGGACACCGCTGGTGCAAGAAGACTGGAACTTCATACTGTGAGGTCATGAGTTATGGAGAATATCTGGTCTTCAGCTCCATCCAGTCTTCAGATTCAGCTGTGTATTGTTGTGTCGTGGAGAATGATCTGGGGCAGAAGATGTCGCAACCTTTCGTAAATGATGTAAAAT atgctccAAGGTCCTGTTCTTTGTTGGTGGATCCAATAAAAGAAATCGAGGAGGGAAATCAAGTGACACTAACCTGCAGCTGTGACGCTAACCCAGCTGCTCGCTTCACCTGGTACAAGGGCCAAACTAGGCTCGGGTCTTCAGAAAGAAATTACGTTTTCAACTCCATACGCCCCGAAGATTGTGGGAGCTTCTACTGCAAGGCCTACAATAAATATGGAGACGTCACCTCTGACCCAGTGTTCATCAACGTTCAAT ATGTTCCTCGCCTTCCAAGCATCTCAGCAATACCCTCCTCCAACGTCAGAAAGGGTTCTTCGGTCAATCTGACATGTAGCAGTGATGCTAACCCTGCCgctagctacttttggttcaaggacaacgAGGAGACTCCTAATTCTACGGGGGCCGTGTTAAACATCATCAACTTCCAAATACACAACGAAGGCACATATCACTGTGAGGCCCGAAACATCAGAGGAAGCCAGAACGCCACACTCCTGGTTCAAGCAGAGAATTTTAGGTCATGGTCACAGGGTGCAGCGGTGGCTGTGCGCTGCGCCACAGTTGGCATCATGCTCATCCTGCTTTCAGTCACTGTCCTGCTGTTCTG GAAAAAGACTACGTCGAAAGGGAGGATGCACTTATCTCAG CCAAACACAAGTGAAGACAGCAGCAGGGATCAACTGGAGGAGCTGGTGGCATTCTCCGATCCCTCTCCAATCCACGCCAATGTCACCAATGACAAAACGGACCAGGATGAGAATGAATACGAAAGTGTGGTGGACACAGTCATCAAATGTGGTGGCCAAGCCTCAGGATGA